A genomic region of Candidatus Paceibacterota bacterium contains the following coding sequences:
- a CDS encoding HAD-IA family hydrolase, translating to MPKLKKETVLTDKESRKYRGVVFDFHFTIAHFYPSREKVYEKIFNKYGFTNSPKDIARAFSRAWLKYTDKELIEAFSQQIDIPSMENWWLEFHSGVFMTLGIEDKKILELINKDISDLVYKDSSIYRLYPDVLETLSFLKKKKVKIGMITNAHGTIREIINELGITEYFDYITISCEVGLSKPDPKIFEYTFEKMGLHNKDVLFVGDSYHTDVVGSEIAGCAIAIIDRKDKDGKKLNKYLHLNNLTQIKNLI from the coding sequence ATGCCTAAATTAAAAAAAGAGACTGTTCTAACAGACAAAGAAAGTAGAAAATATCGAGGTGTAGTTTTTGATTTTCACTTTACGATTGCCCATTTTTATCCATCAAGGGAAAAAGTGTATGAAAAAATTTTTAATAAATACGGGTTTACTAATTCACCAAAAGATATTGCCAGAGCTTTTTCTAGGGCATGGTTAAAATATACAGACAAAGAACTTATCGAGGCTTTCAGCCAGCAAATTGATATACCCTCTATGGAAAATTGGTGGCTTGAATTTCATTCTGGAGTTTTTATGACATTGGGAATAGAAGATAAGAAAATATTGGAATTGATAAATAAGGATATTTCTGACCTTGTGTATAAAGATTCTTCTATCTATCGTTTATATCCGGATGTCTTAGAAACGCTCTCTTTCCTAAAGAAAAAAAAGGTTAAGATTGGAATGATAACTAATGCTCACGGTACAATCCGAGAAATTATTAATGAATTGGGCATAACAGAATATTTTGATTATATAACGATCTCTTGTGAAGTCGGGCTTAGCAAACCTGATCCTAAAATCTTTGAATATACATTTGAAAAAATGGGATTGCATAATAAAGATGTGTTATTTGTAGGAGACAGTTATCATACTGATGTTGTTGGCTCTGAAATCGCTGGATGTGCCATCGCCATCATTGATAGAAAAGATAAGGATGGGAAGAAACTGAATAAATACCTACACCTTAATAATTTAACTCAGATTAAAAATCTGATCTAA
- a CDS encoding GrpB family protein: MNDSSHAILISYQSSWKDRFETEKSKLKEIFGDKVIAIEHIGSTSIEGLASKPIIDIAVMIENQKDADAFIKPLEGFRYSYDKLNSSAERHLFRKGNPTEFHLSIAYTDKGGFWERQILFRDYLRKHSDLRDEYQKLKKKLLKNNPTGKDSYISGKSEFVNGVLILAKKEAGK, encoded by the coding sequence ATGAACGATTCATCACATGCAATCTTAATATCTTATCAATCATCTTGGAAAGACAGATTTGAGACAGAAAAAAGTAAATTGAAAGAAATATTTGGTGATAAAGTAATCGCTATTGAACATATTGGCAGTACATCTATTGAAGGGTTAGCTTCAAAACCAATTATTGATATTGCAGTAATGATAGAGAATCAAAAAGATGCTGATGCTTTTATCAAACCACTTGAGGGATTCAGATATTCCTATGATAAGCTAAATTCCAGTGCGGAAAGGCACTTGTTTAGGAAAGGTAATCCTACAGAATTTCATCTTTCTATTGCCTATACTGACAAAGGAGGCTTTTGGGAAAGACAGATATTATTTAGAGATTACTTGAGAAAACATTCTGATTTGAGAGATGAATACCAAAAATTAAAGAAAAAGTTATTAAAGAATAATCCAACAGGAAAAGATTCGTACATTAGTGGGAAGAGTGAGTTTGTTAATGGAGTTTTAATTTTAGCCAAAAAAGAAGCAGGAAAATAA